Proteins encoded together in one Stutzerimonas stutzeri window:
- the umuC gene encoding translesion error-prone DNA polymerase V subunit UmuC, producing MASTERAIALIDCNSFYASCERVFRPDLRRTPIVVLSNNDGCVIARSAEAKQLGIKMGVPYFQIRRDLERWGVVVFSSNYALYGDMSERVMTVIESLVPAVEVYSIDESFADLTGVPDVEVLGRRIRAEVLRSTGIPVGVGIGGTKTLAKLANHSAKRWQKQTGGVVDLLDPVRRDKVLRVTDVGDVWGVGRRMTEHLNRLGIRTAWDLASADAWTLRKKFSVVIEKTARELRGTPCLDLEEVASPKQEICCSRMFGKRLRELEPIKDAVAAYAARASEKLRAQQSMCKRVRISIRTGMFNPDEPKFAKGVVCELPYPTNDTRYIIRAAIAGLEHIYRDGFSFSKAEVLLMDLCQRGEYTDDLFAQTQPAASERVMGVLDAINAKWGRNTLRPGRVTTAPDWGMRREMMSQSFTTRLDQLWVVRCD from the coding sequence ATGGCAAGTACTGAGCGGGCCATCGCCCTCATTGATTGCAACTCGTTCTACGCCAGCTGCGAGCGTGTCTTTCGACCAGACTTGCGCCGTACGCCTATCGTCGTGCTTTCGAACAATGACGGCTGCGTGATCGCGCGCTCGGCCGAGGCAAAGCAGCTCGGTATCAAAATGGGCGTGCCGTATTTTCAGATCCGGCGCGACCTGGAGCGTTGGGGCGTTGTGGTGTTTTCCAGCAATTACGCGCTGTACGGCGACATGAGCGAGCGCGTCATGACGGTCATCGAGAGCCTGGTGCCTGCGGTTGAGGTGTACTCAATCGACGAGTCGTTTGCCGACCTTACCGGTGTGCCAGACGTCGAAGTGCTCGGCAGGCGGATCCGCGCTGAGGTACTGCGCAGCACAGGTATCCCGGTCGGGGTGGGCATTGGGGGGACCAAGACGCTCGCCAAGTTGGCGAACCATTCAGCGAAGCGCTGGCAGAAGCAGACGGGTGGGGTAGTGGACCTTCTCGACCCGGTGCGGCGCGACAAGGTGCTGCGCGTGACTGACGTCGGCGATGTATGGGGTGTCGGTCGCCGGATGACCGAGCACCTGAACAGGTTGGGCATACGTACTGCTTGGGATCTAGCTAGCGCGGATGCCTGGACCCTGCGCAAAAAATTCAGCGTGGTCATCGAGAAAACCGCACGCGAACTGCGCGGGACGCCGTGCCTCGATCTGGAGGAGGTCGCGTCACCCAAACAGGAGATCTGCTGCTCGCGGATGTTCGGCAAGCGCCTGCGCGAGCTTGAGCCAATCAAGGACGCAGTGGCGGCATATGCCGCTCGGGCCAGCGAGAAGCTGAGGGCACAGCAGTCCATGTGCAAGCGCGTCCGAATCAGCATCCGTACCGGCATGTTTAATCCCGACGAGCCCAAGTTCGCGAAAGGCGTCGTGTGTGAGCTGCCGTATCCCACCAACGACACCCGCTACATCATCCGGGCGGCGATCGCTGGGTTGGAACACATCTATCGCGATGGCTTTTCGTTCAGCAAGGCAGAGGTCCTGCTGATGGACCTCTGCCAGCGCGGCGAGTACACCGACGATCTATTCGCCCAAACCCAGCCCGCCGCGTCGGAGCGCGTTATGGGCGTGCTCGATGCAATAAACGCCAAGTGGGGCCGCAACACCCTCCGGCCCGGCCGGGTAACCACCGCGCCAGACTGGGGCATGCGACGGGAGATGATGAGCCAGAGTTTCACTACCAGGCTGGATCAGTTGTGGGTGGTGCGGTGCGACTAG
- a CDS encoding LexA family protein → MPVHMLGPAAPATIALPFFSFCVPAGFPSPAQDHMEGSISLDELMNIRAPHTYLARADGESMIQVGIFDRDILIIDRGREAEKGEVIIAALNNEPLVKIFDRAGSQVILRSANPKFPPRYLLESEELYVWGVVSYSIRIHGKY, encoded by the coding sequence ATGCCCGTCCATATGTTGGGACCTGCTGCTCCCGCCACAATTGCACTGCCGTTTTTCAGTTTCTGCGTGCCCGCCGGATTCCCGAGCCCAGCGCAGGACCACATGGAGGGGAGCATCTCGCTCGACGAGCTGATGAACATCCGAGCTCCGCATACCTACCTGGCGCGCGCAGACGGGGAGAGCATGATCCAGGTCGGCATTTTCGACCGAGACATTCTGATCATCGACCGGGGACGGGAGGCAGAAAAAGGGGAGGTGATCATCGCAGCGCTGAATAACGAGCCTCTGGTCAAGATTTTCGACCGAGCCGGCAGCCAGGTCATTCTGCGCTCGGCTAATCCGAAGTTCCCGCCGCGGTACCTCCTCGAAAGCGAAGAACTCTACGTATGGGGCGTGGTGTCATACAGCATCCGAATCCATGGCAAGTACTGA
- a CDS encoding SOS response-associated peptidase family protein, translating to MCGRFAQYRIAYEYLDKIAMQLPLPLPLPLPLPLPLRGSVNPEPIGRYNVCPQSLVQLLHQDDDGLRMEPVKWGYAPLWAQGKRPPAINARVETAATSRFFRDIWQTGRAIVPADGWYEWKKDAENPKIKQPYYITLRSGEPMFFAALGRFQRGGSLEPRDGDGFVVITSSSAAGMLDIHDRRPLVLTPEYAAHWMSSDLPPREAEELALKHGLCVEEFEWRPVGKDVGNVRNEGPELIDRPTLDDSSD from the coding sequence ATGTGTGGACGTTTCGCTCAGTACCGAATCGCCTATGAGTACCTGGACAAGATCGCGATGCAGCTGCCCTTGCCATTGCCATTGCCATTGCCATTGCCATTGCCATTGCGTGGCAGCGTGAATCCTGAGCCAATCGGACGCTACAACGTGTGTCCGCAATCACTGGTTCAGCTCCTGCACCAGGACGATGATGGCCTGCGCATGGAGCCGGTCAAGTGGGGTTACGCTCCATTGTGGGCACAGGGGAAGAGACCACCAGCGATAAATGCCAGAGTGGAAACGGCCGCGACTAGCAGATTCTTTCGCGATATCTGGCAAACAGGCCGTGCAATAGTGCCCGCTGATGGTTGGTACGAGTGGAAGAAGGACGCGGAGAATCCGAAGATCAAACAGCCCTACTACATCACGCTCCGTAGCGGCGAGCCGATGTTTTTCGCTGCGCTCGGGCGGTTTCAGCGAGGCGGCTCGCTGGAACCGCGAGACGGCGACGGCTTTGTTGTCATTACGTCATCCAGCGCTGCCGGCATGCTCGATATTCACGATCGGCGTCCACTGGTTCTAACGCCGGAGTACGCGGCTCACTGGATGTCCTCGGATTTACCGCCGCGCGAGGCTGAAGAGCTCGCACTAAAGCATGGTTTGTGCGTGGAGGAGTTCGAGTGGCGTCCGGTGGGAAAGGACGTCGGGAACGTGCGAAATGAGGGGCCCGAACTTATCGATCGGCCAACATTAGATGATAGTAGTGATTAA
- a CDS encoding IS5-like element ISPst7 family transposase: MKQMTFADAEYAGKRKQTRKELFLIEMDRVVPWKGLIALIEPHYPKGEGGRPAYPLMAMLRVHLLQNWFGYSDPAMEEALYETTILRQFAGLNLERIPDETTILNFRRLLEKHELAAGILAVINGYLGDRGLSLRQGTIVDATLINAPSSTKNKDGKRDPEMHQTKKGNQYYFGMKAHIGVDDESGLVHSVVGTAANVADVTQVDKLLHGEENVVCADAGYTGVEKRAEHDGREVIWQVAARRSTYKKLGKSSPLYKARRKIEKAKAQVRAKVEHPFRVIKRQFGYVKTRFRGLAKNTAQLVTLFALSNLWMARRHLLTNAGEVRL; encoded by the coding sequence ATGAAGCAGATGACCTTCGCCGATGCCGAGTACGCCGGCAAGCGCAAGCAGACCCGCAAAGAGCTGTTCCTGATCGAGATGGATCGGGTGGTGCCCTGGAAGGGGCTGATAGCCCTGATCGAACCGCACTACCCCAAGGGTGAAGGCGGCCGTCCGGCCTATCCGCTGATGGCGATGCTGCGGGTGCATCTGCTGCAGAACTGGTTTGGCTACAGCGATCCGGCGATGGAAGAGGCGCTGTACGAGACCACTATCCTGCGCCAGTTCGCTGGGCTGAACCTGGAGCGTATCCCCGACGAAACCACCATCCTGAACTTCCGTCGCCTGCTGGAGAAACACGAACTGGCTGCCGGCATCCTGGCCGTGATCAATGGCTACCTGGGCGACCGAGGTTTGTCGCTGCGCCAAGGCACCATCGTCGATGCCACGCTGATCAATGCGCCGAGTTCGACCAAGAATAAAGACGGCAAACGCGACCCGGAAATGCACCAGACCAAGAAGGGTAACCAGTACTACTTCGGCATGAAGGCGCACATCGGCGTGGATGACGAGTCGGGTTTGGTGCACAGCGTAGTAGGCACTGCCGCCAACGTGGCGGACGTTACCCAAGTCGACAAGTTGTTGCATGGCGAGGAAAACGTGGTCTGCGCTGATGCCGGTTATACCGGTGTCGAGAAGCGTGCCGAACATGATGGTCGTGAGGTGATCTGGCAGGTGGCGGCACGGCGCAGCACTTACAAGAAACTGGGCAAGAGCAGCCCGCTTTACAAAGCCAGGCGCAAGATCGAGAAGGCCAAAGCCCAGGTGCGGGCCAAGGTCGAACACCCGTTCCGGGTGATCAAGCGCCAATTTGGCTATGTGAAGACGCGCTTCCGTGGCCTGGCAAAGAACACCGCGCAACTGGTGACACTCTTCGCGCTGTCGAATCTGTGGATGGCTCGACGACATTTACTGACGAATGCAGGAGAGGTGCGCCTGTAA
- a CDS encoding DNA-binding protein: MRKSSSEFPWFRQNLLESTFDISKEAARKYRSNGLWLEGKHWRTDPANRIVYNRVEIENWLGGHS, translated from the coding sequence ATCAGGAAGTCTTCTTCAGAGTTTCCCTGGTTCCGTCAGAACCTGTTGGAGTCAACTTTTGACATTAGCAAGGAAGCAGCCCGAAAGTATCGGTCCAACGGCCTCTGGCTGGAGGGGAAGCACTGGCGAACCGATCCGGCCAACCGAATCGTTTATAACCGTGTGGAGATCGAAAACTGGCTGGGCGGCCACTCTTGA
- the lspA gene encoding signal peptidase II: protein MSTYGSRLAEKAHEPGKAMRWLWLSLLLLFVDQASKYLASTMLAHGESVPAAPFFNWVHRHNTGAAFSFLADVGGWQQPLFIGLALVISILLVYWLWRSPRVLSYRLALSAILGGALGNVADRLRLGYVEDFLDFHYAQWHWPSFNLADVWIFLGVALFIWAEIRHQPGSRRR, encoded by the coding sequence ATGTCTACTTATGGCAGTCGGCTCGCAGAGAAAGCCCACGAGCCGGGAAAGGCGATGCGCTGGCTGTGGCTCTCGCTCCTGTTACTGTTTGTCGATCAGGCGAGCAAGTACCTTGCCAGCACCATGCTAGCGCATGGTGAAAGCGTGCCTGCCGCACCCTTCTTCAATTGGGTCCACCGCCACAATACGGGGGCGGCCTTCAGCTTTCTCGCGGATGTCGGCGGTTGGCAGCAGCCGCTTTTCATCGGACTGGCCCTGGTTATCTCGATATTACTGGTGTACTGGCTTTGGCGTTCACCACGCGTACTGAGTTATCGGCTCGCCCTCAGTGCGATCCTCGGCGGCGCGTTGGGCAATGTCGCAGATCGCTTGCGGTTAGGCTACGTAGAGGATTTTCTCGATTTTCACTATGCCCAGTGGCACTGGCCATCGTTCAACCTAGCGGACGTATGGATCTTCCTCGGTGTCGCCCTCTTTATTTGGGCGGAAATACGACATCAACCAGGCAGCCGCCGCCGCTGA
- the lnt gene encoding apolipoprotein N-acyltransferase, whose product MPLAFAPVGWAWLAVIALATFFVLTAQSSRRQALWSAYLFGLGYFGVGVSWVFISISQYGNGPVVAVLVTAAFVSLLALFPWGVAYLVRCLRPEMDAMALWLGLPAAWVLSEWMRTWFLTGFPWLFIGYSQTDTTLATIAPVFGVLGVSLLVALLAGGLAWVVQGPSLRRAAVVGAVLVATLAGLQLLDREWTQPAADPIDVVLLQGNIAQDKKWDPRYRDITLERYQALTAQHLGADIVIWPEAAIPMWHDQAKAYLAELEALADQAGTSLMIGVPVREAEGRTYNAVVSLSDPSGFYYKRHLVPFGEYVPFRDLLGSALDVLGAPMSDFTPGREAHVLNAAGVPVGALICYEAVFGAEVTELLPEAQLLVNVSNDAWFGSSLGPLQHFQMARMRAIETGRDLLRATNTGITAAINHEGKVLKRAPQFEVATLSAEVTPRTGAPPYVRWRDWPVLGLTALGLGLLLLRRIRRHHRLGT is encoded by the coding sequence ATGCCGCTTGCCTTTGCCCCTGTGGGCTGGGCATGGCTTGCGGTGATCGCTCTGGCAACATTTTTTGTCCTGACCGCGCAGTCTTCAAGGCGTCAGGCGCTGTGGTCGGCCTACCTCTTTGGCCTTGGCTACTTCGGCGTGGGTGTCTCCTGGGTCTTTATCAGCATTAGCCAGTACGGCAATGGCCCCGTGGTGGCGGTGTTAGTCACGGCGGCCTTTGTCTCGCTGCTCGCCCTCTTTCCATGGGGCGTCGCGTACCTCGTGCGCTGCCTGCGCCCTGAGATGGATGCAATGGCACTCTGGCTAGGGCTACCTGCGGCATGGGTGCTGAGTGAATGGATGCGAACCTGGTTCTTGACCGGCTTTCCCTGGCTCTTCATTGGCTACAGCCAGACCGACACCACACTTGCCACTATCGCTCCCGTCTTTGGCGTGCTTGGCGTGAGTTTACTGGTGGCACTTCTCGCTGGCGGGCTTGCCTGGGTTGTCCAGGGGCCAAGCCTGCGCCGTGCTGCGGTAGTCGGTGCCGTGTTAGTCGCTACCCTCGCCGGCTTGCAACTGCTGGATCGTGAATGGACGCAGCCAGCCGCTGACCCGATCGATGTCGTCCTCTTGCAAGGAAACATCGCGCAAGACAAGAAATGGGACCCGAGATACCGGGACATCACACTTGAGCGCTATCAGGCGCTTACCGCGCAGCATCTCGGAGCCGATATCGTGATCTGGCCAGAAGCGGCAATCCCGATGTGGCATGACCAGGCCAAAGCATATCTTGCTGAGCTTGAGGCGTTAGCCGATCAGGCAGGCACATCGTTAATGATTGGCGTCCCGGTACGCGAGGCGGAGGGCCGTACCTACAACGCCGTGGTAAGCCTCTCCGATCCCTCAGGCTTCTACTACAAACGCCACCTGGTGCCCTTCGGTGAATATGTTCCGTTTCGGGATCTTTTGGGGTCGGCCCTCGACGTGCTCGGGGCGCCCATGTCCGACTTCACACCGGGACGGGAAGCGCACGTCCTGAATGCAGCAGGGGTGCCCGTAGGGGCACTCATCTGCTACGAGGCGGTCTTTGGTGCCGAAGTCACTGAGCTTCTGCCCGAAGCGCAGTTACTGGTGAATGTCAGCAACGATGCCTGGTTCGGCAGCTCGCTCGGCCCCCTCCAGCATTTCCAGATGGCACGCATGCGTGCCATCGAAACCGGACGTGACCTTCTTCGAGCCACGAACACCGGTATCACAGCAGCCATCAATCATGAGGGCAAAGTGCTCAAGCGTGCTCCGCAGTTCGAAGTGGCCACCCTCAGCGCCGAAGTGACACCGCGAACTGGCGCGCCCCCTTATGTGCGCTGGCGGGATTGGCCTGTTCTTGGCCTGACCGCACTCGGACTCGGCCTGCTCCTGCTCCGTCGAATTCGTCGGCATCATCGGTTGGGTACATGA
- a CDS encoding ZIP family metal transporter: MDSIWLVLGLALLPALGNFSGGLAAEASRTTGRRLNYALHGAAGLVIAVVAVEIMPRVLENLSAWVIALAFALGGIAYVGIEKLVESLQKRQGQQGEGGQTSVWMIYIAVSIDLFSDGLLIGAGSAVSPSVAIILAAGQVLADVPEGFATIATMKDKGIPRSKRILLSASFAIPVLSAAVFAYFVLRNQPEAFKLAALTFTAGLLTVAAIEDMISEAHESGDDTHISPLAFIGGFVLFVLVSAGLEGVVSQS; this comes from the coding sequence ATGGATAGTATCTGGCTGGTACTCGGCCTGGCGCTGTTGCCCGCCTTAGGCAATTTTAGTGGTGGGCTCGCTGCGGAGGCCTCCCGAACTACCGGGCGCCGTCTCAATTACGCCCTTCACGGCGCTGCCGGCCTCGTCATTGCGGTGGTGGCGGTTGAAATCATGCCGCGCGTGCTAGAGAACCTCTCAGCCTGGGTAATCGCCCTCGCTTTCGCGCTGGGCGGCATTGCTTACGTAGGTATCGAGAAGCTCGTTGAGAGTCTCCAGAAGCGACAAGGCCAGCAGGGAGAAGGCGGTCAGACGAGTGTCTGGATGATCTATATCGCCGTATCCATCGACCTGTTCAGCGATGGCCTCCTGATCGGGGCGGGGTCGGCGGTCTCACCGTCGGTCGCGATAATCCTGGCGGCGGGTCAGGTTCTCGCCGATGTTCCTGAGGGCTTTGCGACGATCGCCACCATGAAAGATAAAGGAATCCCTCGTAGCAAGCGGATACTGCTCTCTGCTTCCTTCGCGATTCCTGTGCTCTCGGCAGCCGTCTTTGCTTACTTCGTACTCAGGAACCAGCCGGAGGCATTTAAGCTAGCGGCACTGACGTTCACGGCAGGCCTTCTCACGGTCGCTGCCATCGAAGATATGATCTCCGAGGCTCACGAGAGCGGTGACGATACGCACATCTCACCGCTGGCTTTCATAGGCGGCTTCGTCCTGTTCGTTCTGGTATCAGCGGGCTTGGAAGGGGTGGTATCGCAAAGCTAA
- a CDS encoding cation transporter gives MSKACGGPCSCDATPAADTDMPVSSEASGEWVSVYAVPKMDCPSEERMIRLALNGFDEIRTLSFDLSNRRLEVVHDGEAEPITAKLATLGLGASLQETVIADPETIKAAESSAVSATQESGTLRVLLGINAIMFVVEMTAGLIAQSTGLIADSLDMFADAAVYGLALYAVGRSAKMQVRAAHLAGVLQLILAIGVLVEVVRRFVFGSEPESLMMMAIAFVALIANTGCLLLISKHREGGAHMKASWIFSANDVVINMGVIAAGALVAWTGSSYPDLIIGTIVGLIVLNGARRILALKG, from the coding sequence GTGAGTAAAGCCTGTGGTGGCCCATGTAGCTGCGATGCAACGCCTGCAGCGGATACCGATATGCCGGTCTCCTCCGAAGCGTCAGGGGAATGGGTCAGCGTGTATGCTGTGCCGAAGATGGATTGTCCCTCAGAAGAACGGATGATCCGCTTGGCGCTGAACGGCTTTGATGAGATTCGAACGCTGTCCTTCGACTTGTCGAACCGCCGATTGGAGGTCGTGCATGACGGCGAGGCTGAGCCCATTACCGCGAAACTGGCGACCTTGGGGCTAGGCGCCTCTCTTCAGGAAACCGTCATTGCCGACCCAGAGACGATCAAGGCCGCTGAGAGCTCGGCAGTCTCTGCTACGCAGGAGTCAGGCACTCTGCGCGTGTTGCTCGGTATCAATGCGATCATGTTCGTGGTGGAAATGACTGCTGGCCTGATCGCCCAGTCTACCGGCCTGATCGCTGATTCCCTGGATATGTTTGCCGATGCAGCCGTCTATGGCCTGGCTCTCTATGCCGTAGGGCGCAGTGCGAAAATGCAGGTACGTGCCGCGCATCTGGCAGGGGTACTGCAACTGATTTTGGCTATCGGCGTACTCGTCGAGGTGGTGCGACGCTTTGTTTTCGGTAGTGAGCCTGAATCGCTGATGATGATGGCGATCGCCTTCGTCGCGTTGATCGCCAATACCGGTTGCCTGCTGTTGATATCCAAGCACCGCGAAGGCGGCGCGCATATGAAGGCAAGCTGGATATTCTCGGCCAATGATGTGGTGATCAACATGGGCGTCATCGCCGCCGGTGCCTTGGTCGCCTGGACGGGGTCCAGCTACCCTGACCTGATTATCGGTACCATCGTGGGCCTGATCGTCCTCAACGGCGCTCGGCGCATCCTGGCGCTCAAGGGGTGA
- the cadR gene encoding Cd(II)/Pb(II)-responsive transcriptional regulator, translating to MRIGQLAQIAGIDTQTIRFYEQQGLLPPPERQENGYRVYTEKHGEWLAFIRRCRILDLSLTEIRELQSYQDDPRQPCTAVNAMLDDHISHVRSQITALQALEQQLVSLRASCNEGREINACGILTGISEESKQQLYRASSGRKD from the coding sequence ATGCGCATTGGTCAGTTAGCCCAGATAGCGGGTATCGACACGCAGACGATCCGCTTCTATGAGCAGCAGGGCCTGTTGCCGCCGCCAGAACGGCAGGAGAATGGTTACCGTGTCTATACCGAGAAGCATGGCGAGTGGCTTGCCTTTATCCGCCGCTGCCGAATTCTGGACCTGTCACTGACAGAGATTCGCGAGCTACAGAGCTATCAGGACGACCCTCGCCAGCCTTGTACCGCCGTCAACGCCATGCTCGATGACCACATCTCTCATGTGCGGTCGCAGATAACTGCTCTGCAAGCGCTTGAGCAACAACTCGTTTCACTGAGGGCGAGTTGCAACGAGGGTCGGGAGATCAATGCCTGCGGCATCCTGACGGGGATCAGCGAGGAGAGCAAACAACAGCTGTATAGGGCTAGCTCAGGCCGTAAGGACTGA
- a CDS encoding IS3 family transposase (programmed frameshift) has product MARYSIEHREWVVRQMMPPLNRTVPELVEATGITDATLYAWRKQARAAGAVVPGDGQQADQWSSQDKFRVVLESASLNAAELAEYCRRKGLYVEQINAWREACEQANSLAQPSKTRREREEEKAAKKRIKQLERELRRKDAALAETAALLVLRKKAEALWGKGRGRMISAPDRRETLQLIEDAVAAGARRAQACAELGLSLRSLQRWQHCPEDRRPSAQRAEPANKLSPQERRRVLEVANQPEFASLPPQQIVARLADQGTWLASESTFYRVLKDAEQQHPRGRSRPPVKRALTTHVADGPNQLWCWDITWLPTTVKGRYFYWYMIKDVYSRKLVANEVHESESAEQAAQLLRQACLREQRAGQPLVLHSDNGSAMKGSTMLAAMQNLGVMPSFSRPRVSNDNAYAEALFRTAKYCPLWPERPFDTLEQARNWVNRFVAWYNHEHRHSALKFVTPAQRHTGQAEELLRKRIELYEAARARHPERWSGNIRNWVLAPIVCLNPEREAVLQQTSNAA; this is encoded by the exons GTGGCGCGTTATTCGATAGAGCACCGGGAGTGGGTGGTACGGCAGATGATGCCCCCCTTGAACCGGACGGTGCCGGAGCTGGTGGAAGCGACAGGCATTACTGATGCCACCCTGTATGCTTGGCGCAAACAGGCCAGAGCAGCGGGAGCAGTGGTGCCGGGAGACGGACAGCAGGCCGACCAGTGGTCGAGCCAGGACAAGTTTCGGGTGGTGCTGGAAAGCGCCAGCCTCAATGCGGCTGAGCTGGCGGAGTACTGCCGGCGCAAAGGCCTGTATGTCGAGCAGATCAACGCCTGGCGCGAAGCCTGCGAGCAGGCCAACAGCCTGGCTCAGCCGAGCAAGACCCGGCGCGAACGCGAAGAGGAAAAGGCCGCGAAGAAGCGCATCAAGCAGCTGGAGCGTGAACTGCGGCGCAAGGATGCGGCGCTGGCAGAAACCGCGGCTCTGCTGGTGTTGCGAAAAAAAGCCGAGGCGCTCTGGGGGAAGG GACGAGGACGAATGATCAGCGCCCCGGATCGCCGTGAAACGCTGCAGTTGATCGAGGACGCCGTGGCGGCGGGAGCGCGGCGGGCGCAGGCCTGCGCCGAACTGGGTCTGTCGCTGCGCAGCCTGCAGCGCTGGCAGCACTGCCCGGAGGATCGGCGTCCTTCGGCACAACGAGCTGAGCCGGCCAACAAGCTGAGTCCGCAAGAGCGCCGCCGCGTGCTGGAGGTCGCCAACCAGCCCGAGTTTGCCAGCCTGCCGCCGCAGCAGATCGTGGCGCGGCTGGCCGATCAGGGCACCTGGCTGGCCTCGGAGTCGACCTTCTACCGGGTGCTGAAGGACGCCGAACAGCAGCATCCGCGCGGCCGTAGCCGCCCACCGGTGAAACGAGCGCTGACGACCCATGTGGCCGACGGCCCGAACCAGCTGTGGTGCTGGGACATCACCTGGCTGCCGACCACGGTCAAGGGCCGTTACTTCTACTGGTACATGATCAAGGACGTCTACAGCCGCAAGCTGGTGGCCAACGAGGTGCATGAAAGTGAAAGCGCCGAGCAGGCCGCCCAGCTGCTACGCCAGGCCTGCCTACGTGAACAGCGGGCAGGCCAGCCGCTGGTACTGCACTCGGACAACGGCAGCGCGATGAAGGGTTCGACCATGCTGGCGGCCATGCAGAACCTGGGGGTGATGCCCTCGTTCAGTCGCCCGCGGGTGAGCAATGACAACGCCTATGCCGAGGCCCTGTTCCGCACGGCGAAGTACTGCCCGCTGTGGCCGGAGCGGCCCTTCGACACGCTGGAGCAGGCCAGGAACTGGGTGAACCGCTTCGTGGCCTGGTACAACCATGAACATCGCCACAGCGCCCTGAAGTTCGTGACCCCGGCGCAGCGACATACCGGCCAGGCGGAAGAGTTGCTGCGCAAGCGTATCGAGCTGTACGAGGCGGCGCGTGCACGGCACCCGGAGCGCTGGAGCGGCAACATCAGGAACTGGGTGCTGGCACCAATCGTGTGCCTGAATCCGGAACGGGAAGCGGTACTGCAGCAAACATCAAATGCAGCGTGA